GATGTTGCGGGTATTGACGACGGCCTTGTAGAGCTTTTGGGTCGTGGCGATATAGTATCCGTCGGCGCTGACGATCGAACCGCGCTGGGCTTTGGCGGTGTCTTCGGAATAGATGGAGGGGATGTCGCGCTCATGCAAGGCGGTGTAGAGCATCACCGCCAGAAAAATCACAAATCCGGATAAGAGGACGAGAAAAAGGGCAAGTATTTTTTTGGATTTGTTGGAATGGCGCATAAAAGAGGCTAAATCAAATCTGGGTTCGGGTGATTTCTTTATAGGCGCTCAGGGCTTTGTTCCGCACTTCGAGCATCAGTTTCATGCTGATTTCGGCTTTGTCGATCGCGATCGCCGCCTGGTGAAGGTCTTTGACGGCGCCGGTCGCGATGTCGCTCATCGCCTTTTCCCCTTCAACCTGCATCTGGTTGACGTTGCCCAGCGCGTTTTTAAGCTCCTGGGCGAAGTCGGTCTGGCTTGTTTCGGTCGCATTGCCGCTTTTTTTGGCCAGCAGATCGGCTGTGGAGAGAGATTTGATCGATTGGATATCAGCCATCGTGGTCTTCCTTTCTTAATCTTTTATGATTGCATCATGGAAACAGCGCTTGAAGCCATGTTTTTGGCACTTTCAAACGCGGCGACGTTCGCCTGGTACGAGCGGGTTGCTTCGACTAAATCGGCCATTTCCACAACGGGATTAATGTTTGGGTAGGCAACGTAGCCGTTCGCGTCCGCATCGGGATGTGACGGATCGTATTTCATTTTCGGCGCGGTGTCGTCCC
The window above is part of the Campylobacterota bacterium genome. Proteins encoded here:
- the fliE gene encoding flagellar hook-basal body complex protein FliE, which encodes MADIQSIKSLSTADLLAKKSGNATETSQTDFAQELKNALGNVNQMQVEGEKAMSDIATGAVKDLHQAAIAIDKAEISMKLMLEVRNKALSAYKEITRTQI